In the genome of Ancylomarina subtilis, one region contains:
- a CDS encoding thiopeptide-type bacteriocin biosynthesis protein, whose translation MKNVISRSYLPGDQWLYYKIYCGVKTADDILINEIYSLCKQLEAQGLIERFFFIRYSDPHAHIRLRLFLSNQDALLDTMSSMNEIFAPLVQSDVIHKLQLDTYERELERYAIESIEISEKLFCAESRLILQFMRNNENYEERLFFVIALIDNYLTLFEFDFNTKKAFFQKLKDAFGSEFNINNPLKRQIESKYRNYRNIIDQYLFADKSASITNLLSLDNHVIKKYISEILEIQSGNKYTIESIIQSHVHMLMNRVFRADQRLYELLVYDFMWRAYKSRIARMTYSKIN comes from the coding sequence ATGAAAAATGTAATTTCCAGATCATATCTTCCAGGAGATCAATGGTTATATTATAAAATATATTGTGGTGTAAAAACAGCTGATGATATTTTAATTAATGAGATTTACTCTCTTTGTAAGCAATTAGAGGCTCAAGGATTAATTGAGAGGTTCTTCTTTATTAGATATTCAGATCCTCATGCACATATTAGATTGAGATTATTTCTATCTAATCAAGATGCCCTATTAGATACTATGAGTTCAATGAATGAAATTTTTGCACCTTTAGTTCAATCGGATGTTATCCATAAATTACAATTAGATACTTACGAAAGAGAATTGGAAAGATATGCCATTGAATCTATAGAAATCTCAGAAAAGCTTTTTTGTGCTGAAAGTCGTTTGATTTTGCAATTTATGAGAAATAATGAAAATTATGAAGAGCGTTTATTTTTTGTAATTGCCTTGATTGATAATTATCTTACATTATTCGAATTTGATTTTAATACTAAAAAGGCGTTTTTTCAGAAATTAAAAGATGCTTTTGGATCTGAATTTAATATTAACAATCCTTTAAAAAGACAGATTGAATCTAAATATCGAAATTACCGTAATATAATTGACCAATATTTGTTCGCTGACAAATCCGCCTCAATTACAAATTTGCTATCATTAGATAATCATGTGATTAAAAAATATATTTCTGAAATTTTGGAAATTCAATCAGGTAATAAATATACGATTGAGTCTATAATACAAAGTCATGTGCACATGCTGATGAATCGTGTTTTTAGAGCCGATCAACGACTTTATGAATTGCTTGTTTATGATTTTATGTGGCGTGCTTATAAATCTAGAATCGCAAGAATGACATATTCAAAAATCAACTGA
- a CDS encoding lantibiotic dehydratase family protein has translation MKIKAFNKFILRTPLFPIDNIGELKIDSLFEEAVYLSSPDLYTLGIKNYKPSEKQQLAIFKYWRRSCCRCTPFGLFAGCSIGKISDENNILLKKRENYERQSRLDMRCLDLITETLKKIPEVIYGVKFFANSSIYESRDNLRYIECKIDEKLIRRYELISVNFSEYLKLILDEASSGSTFINLVNLLVSNDIPINDSEEFIHELIRSQLLVSELDLQVTGSNPLKRMINILSHIKPKINILDSLVRIQNELVRIDSCSSDHIYKRYDLIQKELRRLIPDISLKNFLQVDSFKPTKKCILSQDIVEDVKKGIMIIDKINNYTHGSPQNLINFKNQFRERYGDRQIPLLDALDVESGIGYNSYLNLLSDNSEIIEGIEIPSTSKDNMVLSEAEVFFYRKMNQALSMRQMEIQLTEDDLKDFKDVGSNLPLTFSAVIELSYSKDKKLKIGLGEVGGSSASNLLSRFGSSNDKIKTFACEICDKEKELIGNNKIIAEVVHLPESRFGNVLLRPTLREYEIPFLSKSSVDIDNQIKLNEIMVSIENDRILLFSTRLKKEIIPRLSSAFNYMYNTQHVYQFLGDMQYQDVNTNLSFTWGQVERVATFLPRVSYKNIIFSPATWIILDSDLQILNLKEDLIVEKFKEYREINNIPTLVNMEEGDKKLILNLNDSNCVKILINTLHRNKSVKLLETFDQEHLVKGSDGSYSNEFILSFYSHE, from the coding sequence ATGAAAATAAAAGCTTTTAATAAATTTATATTAAGAACACCCCTTTTCCCAATTGATAATATTGGAGAATTAAAAATAGATTCTTTGTTTGAGGAAGCTGTTTATTTATCCTCACCAGATCTTTATACATTAGGAATTAAGAATTATAAACCATCAGAGAAGCAACAGCTCGCCATTTTCAAATATTGGCGTCGCTCTTGTTGTCGTTGTACTCCTTTCGGTTTATTTGCAGGATGTTCCATAGGTAAAATAAGTGACGAAAATAATATTCTCCTTAAAAAAAGAGAAAATTATGAGAGACAATCAAGATTAGATATGAGATGTCTAGATTTGATTACTGAAACATTAAAAAAAATCCCTGAAGTTATATATGGGGTAAAATTCTTTGCGAATTCGAGTATTTATGAATCAAGAGATAATTTAAGATATATTGAGTGTAAAATAGATGAGAAATTAATTAGAAGATATGAACTAATATCCGTTAATTTTTCAGAATATCTAAAACTTATTCTTGATGAAGCGTCTTCTGGTTCTACCTTTATAAACTTAGTTAATCTGTTAGTGAGTAATGATATTCCTATAAATGATTCAGAGGAATTTATTCACGAATTGATTAGGTCTCAATTATTAGTCAGTGAACTTGATTTACAAGTCACAGGTAGTAATCCCTTAAAAAGGATGATTAATATTTTAAGTCATATTAAACCAAAGATTAATATATTGGATTCTTTGGTAAGAATACAAAATGAATTAGTTCGTATTGATAGTTGTAGTAGTGATCACATCTATAAAAGATATGATCTCATTCAAAAGGAACTTCGACGTTTAATACCTGATATATCTCTTAAAAATTTTTTACAAGTGGATTCATTTAAGCCTACTAAAAAATGCATCTTGTCTCAAGATATTGTTGAAGATGTAAAAAAAGGGATAATGATTATTGATAAGATTAATAATTATACTCATGGTTCGCCCCAAAATCTGATAAATTTTAAAAATCAATTTAGAGAACGTTATGGAGACAGGCAAATACCACTGTTAGATGCTTTAGATGTTGAGTCAGGAATCGGTTATAACAGTTATTTAAATTTATTATCTGATAATTCAGAGATTATTGAAGGAATTGAAATTCCTAGTACTTCCAAAGATAATATGGTTCTTTCTGAGGCAGAAGTATTCTTTTACCGGAAAATGAATCAAGCTCTCTCTATGCGACAGATGGAAATACAGCTTACTGAAGATGATTTGAAAGATTTTAAAGATGTAGGCAGTAATCTGCCACTTACTTTTTCAGCTGTAATTGAGTTATCGTATTCTAAGGATAAAAAACTAAAAATTGGGCTAGGTGAGGTAGGGGGATCTAGTGCTAGTAACCTATTAAGTAGGTTTGGTAGTTCTAATGATAAGATAAAAACATTTGCTTGTGAAATTTGTGATAAAGAGAAAGAATTAATAGGAAATAATAAAATTATTGCAGAGGTTGTTCATTTACCTGAATCTCGATTTGGGAATGTTTTATTGAGACCTACGTTACGTGAATACGAAATACCTTTTCTGTCAAAATCAAGTGTAGACATTGATAATCAGATTAAGTTGAATGAAATAATGGTAAGTATAGAGAATGATCGTATTCTATTGTTTTCTACCAGATTGAAAAAAGAAATCATCCCTCGATTAAGTTCAGCATTTAATTATATGTACAATACACAGCATGTGTATCAGTTTTTGGGTGATATGCAGTATCAAGATGTTAATACAAATTTAAGTTTTACTTGGGGACAAGTAGAAAGAGTCGCAACTTTTCTACCTCGAGTGAGCTATAAGAATATAATTTTTTCACCAGCTACCTGGATTATTCTTGATTCTGATCTCCAAATTTTGAATTTAAAAGAAGATTTAATAGTTGAAAAATTTAAAGAATATAGAGAAATAAACAATATTCCAACATTAGTTAATATGGAAGAGGGTGATAAAAAGCTAATTCTTAATCTCAATGATTCTAATTGTGTTAAAATTCTAATTAATACTCTCCATCGTAATAAATCTGTAAAGTTACTTGAAACTTTTGACCAAGAACATCTTGTAAAAGGTTCTGATGGCTCATATTCTAACGAGTTCATTCTGTCATTTTATAGTCACGAATAA
- a CDS encoding lanthionine synthetase LanC family protein: MNLEIKEKIETISCHLLSVYNNEESDSLHNGKIGHALFFFYASRFLHDEKFEKVGLSILENVISDLHSKPMRLGISEGLTGILWFVKHLIKYKYIHSDYRQIYIGIESDIFNVTTKLLENDNLDFLHGALGNIYYLLYDLENHPENRVFVKDIFQNISNKIVKTKNVTNRIDSNNDSFDCGLAHGISGLLLVLNRFVEQNIHGEKAVAYINEIAHLVLNNFDLKKRFIWCNGNAGIIYALLRVANLTYPTLSAKITSLALNASMLRGNGLGGINEACFCHGSAGNLQIFSRLYNLYGNDEFLKAKEFWLESTLNFADYEDGVAGFKTWDGDKFVIDNNLLLGVSGIGLALMSHIDEEFIHWDESFLF, encoded by the coding sequence ATGAATTTAGAAATTAAAGAAAAAATTGAAACGATAAGCTGTCATTTATTATCAGTCTATAATAATGAAGAGTCTGATTCCCTTCATAATGGCAAAATAGGGCATGCTTTATTTTTCTTTTACGCAAGCCGATTTTTGCATGATGAAAAATTTGAGAAAGTAGGTTTATCTATTTTAGAAAATGTTATAAGTGATTTGCATAGCAAGCCTATGCGATTAGGAATTTCAGAAGGCCTTACAGGTATACTTTGGTTTGTTAAACATCTGATAAAGTATAAATATATTCATTCGGATTATCGACAAATATATATTGGGATTGAGAGTGATATATTTAATGTAACAACTAAACTTCTAGAGAATGATAATCTAGATTTTTTGCATGGAGCTTTGGGGAATATATATTATTTACTGTATGACTTAGAAAATCACCCAGAAAATAGAGTTTTTGTAAAGGATATTTTTCAAAATATTTCTAATAAAATAGTCAAAACAAAGAATGTTACTAATCGGATAGACTCTAATAATGATTCATTTGACTGTGGATTAGCTCACGGAATATCTGGCTTGCTTCTTGTTTTAAATCGATTTGTCGAGCAAAACATACATGGGGAAAAAGCTGTTGCTTACATTAACGAGATTGCTCACCTTGTTCTTAATAATTTCGATTTAAAAAAGAGGTTTATTTGGTGTAATGGTAATGCAGGAATAATATATGCCTTACTGAGAGTTGCTAATTTGACTTATCCTACTTTAAGTGCTAAAATAACTAGCTTGGCTTTAAATGCTTCTATGCTTAGGGGTAATGGATTAGGTGGAATTAATGAAGCTTGTTTTTGTCATGGTTCTGCAGGTAATTTACAGATATTCAGTAGGTTGTATAATTTGTACGGTAACGATGAGTTCTTAAAGGCAAAAGAATTTTGGTTAGAAAGCACATTGAATTTTGCTGACTATGAAGATGGTGTTGCTGGATTTAAAACATGGGATGGAGATAAGTTTGTTATAGACAATAATCTTTTGTTAGGTGTTTCTGGAATTGGCTTGGCGTTAATGTCCCATATAGATGAGGAATTTATTCATTGGGATGAATCTTTTTTGTTTTAG
- a CDS encoding tetratricopeptide repeat protein, translated as MKKILNLIILVTFVQVTSFAQTTELITLWQKKDWTTLITASNQQIEANNSNYQAYYWKQYALLEQGKYTEATEVLKTAFECCENKLEIRSELANLYFQQGMYLQAKTELDILLKEQRPDFRTFEQRVQIHEFSKERIAAINLLHRAKNNDASHAFYWIHLGDNYSQLGELDEAIKYYESALAINPLDYQTSSKLARVYLNVDPDAALDICEGVLEKDSTNIRFIQIAASAYIKLDKEKEALENYKMALSLGDSTLNTIRNAGILFQKSQKNDLALKLLNKSYQVDSTDVKVVFYLAMAETQLLNADKGLALFDQSLNLLKPDSSVFSIIHKEKAVIYNEKGNHKQALENYLIAHQFNPKKKFYLYLIAEQYDALNKKKEALKYYQQVIDGIDEKKGLDLLTASIRDFSTSRISKLKEDIFMEQ; from the coding sequence ATGAAGAAAATTCTAAACTTAATCATCCTGGTAACTTTTGTTCAAGTTACGAGTTTTGCCCAGACTACAGAATTAATAACGCTTTGGCAAAAAAAAGATTGGACTACCTTAATCACAGCCTCAAACCAGCAGATCGAAGCCAATAATAGTAACTATCAAGCCTATTATTGGAAACAATATGCTCTGCTTGAGCAAGGAAAGTATACAGAGGCCACAGAAGTTTTGAAAACAGCTTTTGAATGTTGTGAAAACAAGCTGGAAATCCGATCCGAATTGGCAAACCTCTATTTTCAGCAAGGTATGTATTTGCAAGCAAAAACCGAGTTGGATATCTTACTTAAAGAACAAAGACCTGATTTCAGAACGTTCGAACAAAGAGTTCAGATTCATGAGTTTTCAAAGGAGCGTATTGCCGCCATCAATTTGCTTCATCGCGCAAAAAACAATGATGCTTCACATGCCTTTTATTGGATACATTTGGGCGATAATTATAGTCAATTGGGTGAGCTTGATGAAGCAATAAAATATTATGAATCAGCTTTGGCAATCAACCCGCTTGATTATCAAACCAGCAGTAAACTTGCACGTGTTTATTTGAATGTAGACCCCGATGCTGCCTTGGATATTTGTGAAGGTGTTTTAGAAAAAGATTCGACTAATATTCGGTTTATTCAAATTGCAGCATCAGCGTATATTAAGCTCGATAAAGAGAAAGAAGCGCTTGAAAACTACAAGATGGCTTTAAGTTTAGGAGATTCAACTCTTAATACCATTCGCAATGCGGGTATACTTTTTCAAAAATCGCAAAAAAACGATTTGGCATTAAAACTTTTAAATAAATCTTATCAGGTTGATAGCACCGATGTTAAAGTGGTGTTTTATTTAGCGATGGCCGAGACTCAGCTTCTGAATGCAGACAAGGGTTTAGCCTTGTTTGATCAATCTTTGAATCTACTTAAACCTGATTCTTCAGTTTTCTCTATTATCCATAAGGAAAAGGCCGTCATTTATAATGAGAAGGGGAATCATAAACAAGCTCTTGAAAATTATCTTATTGCTCATCAATTTAACCCAAAGAAGAAATTCTACTTGTATTTGATTGCGGAACAATACGATGCTTTGAATAAAAAGAAAGAAGCTCTAAAATATTATCAGCAAGTGATTGATGGCATTGATGAGAAGAAAGGCCTTGATTTATTAACAGCTTCTATTCGTGACTTTTCTACATCGAGAATTTCAAAACTCAAAGAAGATATTTTTATGGAGCAATAA
- a CDS encoding Crp/Fnr family transcriptional regulator, whose protein sequence is MNQNQTFPNCDQLAECFAKTFKHLNSDQMNLLFWEEECELLKRGKVIYAEGDSARGCYFVYSGVLKVFKTGLEGKEQIIRFAKPGDIIGFRSALSQEPACTSSKVIEDAIVCFIPSDTLTKLIQQNPEFSLELIKMTCKELGEANSYITDIAQKSVRERLAEVLMQLMETFGLAQDNTLQISLTREELANMVGTATESVIRLLSEFKNDGLIEIKGRKIKIVDVRSLKRVGGVY, encoded by the coding sequence ATGAACCAGAATCAAACTTTTCCCAATTGTGATCAATTAGCTGAATGTTTTGCTAAAACGTTTAAACATTTAAATAGCGATCAGATGAATCTTCTTTTCTGGGAAGAAGAATGTGAATTGTTAAAAAGAGGAAAGGTCATATACGCTGAAGGCGATTCCGCACGAGGGTGTTACTTTGTTTATTCAGGTGTATTAAAAGTCTTTAAAACGGGGCTTGAAGGAAAGGAGCAAATTATTCGATTTGCTAAGCCTGGTGATATTATTGGTTTCCGATCTGCCCTTAGTCAAGAGCCTGCCTGCACTTCGTCAAAAGTGATTGAAGATGCCATTGTATGTTTTATCCCTAGCGATACTTTAACCAAGTTGATCCAGCAGAATCCTGAATTCTCACTGGAGTTGATTAAGATGACTTGTAAAGAACTTGGAGAGGCCAATAGTTATATCACTGACATTGCTCAGAAATCAGTTCGTGAGCGTCTGGCAGAGGTTTTAATGCAGCTTATGGAAACCTTTGGCTTAGCCCAGGATAATACGCTTCAAATTTCACTAACTCGCGAAGAATTGGCCAATATGGTTGGCACTGCTACCGAATCAGTCATCCGTTTACTTTCAGAATTTAAAAACGATGGTTTAATTGAGATTAAAGGACGAAAAATTAAGATTGTTGATGTTCGTTCGCTTAAAAGAGTTGGCGGGGTTTATTAA
- the pheS gene encoding phenylalanine--tRNA ligase subunit alpha, with the protein MVGKINELLEELRAFTATNLDEVEQFRIKHLSKKGTIAALFGDFKNVPNEEKKAVGQLLNELKTTALDKVNELKDSFTNSDFDKSGLDLSLPADSIKLGSRHPLSLVKNEIIEIFARLGFTISEGPEIEDDWHNFSALNFPEEHPARDMQDTFFIEKNPDILLRTHTSSVQAHDMSEMELPIRCLTPGRVFRNEAISARAHCIFHQIECLYIDENVSFADLKQTLSYFAKEFFGEKTEIRLRPSYFPFTEPSAEVDVTCSLCGGDGCNVCKGTGWLEILGCGMVDPNVLDLNGIDSKKYTGFALGMGIERITMLKYGIKDLRLFFENDIRFLEQFSAAGF; encoded by the coding sequence ATGGTAGGTAAGATAAATGAATTATTAGAGGAATTAAGAGCTTTTACAGCGACTAATCTCGACGAAGTAGAGCAATTCAGAATTAAGCATCTGAGTAAAAAAGGAACAATTGCGGCTCTTTTTGGTGATTTTAAGAATGTGCCTAATGAAGAGAAAAAAGCTGTTGGACAACTTCTAAATGAGTTGAAAACAACTGCACTTGATAAGGTAAACGAATTGAAAGATAGTTTTACCAACTCCGATTTTGATAAATCAGGTCTTGATTTAAGTCTTCCAGCTGATTCAATAAAGCTTGGATCTCGTCATCCATTGTCATTGGTTAAGAATGAAATTATTGAGATTTTTGCTCGTTTAGGTTTCACCATTTCTGAAGGTCCGGAAATTGAAGATGACTGGCATAATTTCTCAGCTCTGAATTTCCCTGAGGAGCATCCGGCGCGTGATATGCAGGACACATTCTTTATCGAGAAAAATCCTGATATCTTATTGCGTACCCATACATCATCGGTTCAGGCTCATGATATGTCGGAAATGGAATTGCCAATTCGTTGTTTAACCCCTGGTCGTGTTTTCCGTAACGAGGCTATTTCAGCCAGAGCACACTGTATCTTCCATCAAATTGAGTGTTTGTACATCGATGAAAATGTTTCTTTTGCTGATTTGAAACAAACACTAAGCTATTTTGCTAAAGAATTCTTTGGTGAAAAAACGGAAATCCGTTTACGTCCGTCTTATTTCCCATTTACAGAACCATCGGCTGAGGTTGATGTAACCTGTTCGCTTTGTGGAGGTGATGGCTGTAATGTATGTAAAGGAACCGGCTGGCTTGAAATTTTAGGTTGTGGTATGGTGGATCCAAATGTATTGGATCTGAATGGCATTGACAGTAAGAAATACACTGGTTTTGCTCTAGGTATGGGAATTGAGCGAATTACCATGTTGAAATATGGTATTAAAGATCTTCGTTTGTTTTTTGAAAATGATATCCGTTTCCTTGAGCAATTTTCTGCTGCAGGATTCTAG
- a CDS encoding peptidylprolyl isomerase, which yields MKQTKRFLFLTFLLLLFFSSTKLFSQYNSSNSIILIETNLGDIKLMLYKETPKHRKNFLQLIENKHFDGTLFYRVIKGFVLQGGSQDSRGAAPGRQIGYGSSNRTIESEFLPQYFHKKGALAAARQPDKVNVFKESDVSQFYIAQGRVYTMEELTAMEKAVNKPLRNQIVKRYLTPQKRELLDSLKKNKKVKEFREVANKIKTNISFDFQSSPDKLIFTEAQKKAYTTVGGVPHLDKNYTVFGEVISGFDVIDKIASLKTDKHDRPYQDVKMKVRILKY from the coding sequence ATGAAACAGACTAAGCGATTTCTATTTCTCACATTTTTGTTGTTGTTATTTTTTTCATCAACTAAGCTATTTTCTCAGTATAATAGCTCCAATTCAATTATACTGATCGAAACCAATTTAGGTGATATTAAATTGATGCTTTACAAGGAAACGCCTAAGCATCGTAAGAATTTTTTGCAGCTTATCGAAAATAAACATTTCGATGGGACGCTATTCTATCGGGTTATCAAAGGTTTTGTTTTGCAGGGAGGTTCACAGGATTCAAGAGGAGCTGCACCTGGTCGACAAATTGGTTATGGCAGTTCGAACAGAACGATTGAATCTGAATTTCTCCCACAATATTTCCATAAAAAGGGGGCATTAGCTGCAGCACGTCAGCCCGATAAGGTGAATGTCTTCAAGGAATCGGATGTTTCACAATTTTATATTGCGCAAGGAAGAGTTTATACGATGGAAGAATTAACCGCTATGGAGAAGGCTGTAAACAAACCCTTGAGAAATCAAATTGTAAAGCGCTATCTGACACCCCAAAAACGTGAGTTGCTCGATTCGTTGAAAAAAAATAAAAAAGTTAAGGAGTTTAGAGAGGTTGCGAATAAAATTAAGACAAACATCAGTTTCGATTTTCAAAGCTCTCCCGATAAATTAATTTTTACTGAAGCACAGAAAAAGGCATACACAACGGTAGGAGGTGTTCCGCATCTGGACAAGAACTACACTGTTTTTGGTGAAGTCATTTCGGGTTTTGATGTGATTGATAAAATTGCCAGTCTTAAAACAGATAAGCATGACAGACCCTATCAGGATGTGAAAATGAAAGTTCGTATTTTAAAATATTAA
- a CDS encoding peptidylprolyl isomerase codes for MNKLITLSLIILLAGAYSCKTPVKLGKKDRIVQIDTEYGAVKIKLYDETPLHRDNFIKLAHKGFFDGTLFHRVIDGFMIQGGDPDSKGAKPGVMLGEGGPGYDIPAEFNPNLFHKKGVIAAAREGDRVNPKMMSSGSQFYIAQGKVYEPEALEALVVSINKKRANAIFENQRAQYKDELTKLQTGGEFDLFNDKMEEMKHKIDSLSKVQTLVLTDAMREAYTTVGGIPHLDQAYTVFGEVIEGLDIIDKIAAEETDDNDRPLKDIKMKITIIQ; via the coding sequence ATGAACAAACTTATCACTCTTAGTTTAATTATTCTTTTAGCCGGAGCTTACTCTTGCAAGACGCCTGTCAAGCTTGGTAAGAAAGATCGCATCGTTCAGATCGACACGGAATATGGTGCTGTTAAAATCAAGTTATATGATGAAACACCTTTACATCGCGACAATTTTATTAAGTTGGCTCACAAAGGTTTTTTCGATGGAACCCTTTTTCACAGAGTGATTGATGGTTTTATGATTCAGGGTGGCGATCCCGATTCTAAAGGGGCAAAACCTGGCGTTATGCTTGGTGAAGGAGGACCTGGTTATGATATACCTGCTGAATTCAACCCGAATTTGTTTCATAAGAAAGGTGTAATAGCAGCAGCTCGTGAAGGTGATCGTGTGAACCCAAAAATGATGTCTTCGGGTTCTCAGTTTTATATTGCTCAGGGGAAAGTTTATGAACCGGAAGCTTTGGAGGCTCTTGTAGTCAGTATTAACAAAAAACGTGCGAACGCAATTTTTGAGAATCAAAGAGCCCAGTATAAAGATGAATTAACCAAGCTTCAAACAGGGGGTGAGTTCGATTTGTTCAATGATAAAATGGAGGAGATGAAACACAAAATTGACTCCCTTTCTAAAGTTCAGACTCTTGTTTTAACCGATGCTATGAGAGAGGCTTACACAACAGTAGGGGGTATTCCTCATTTGGATCAGGCTTATACCGTTTTTGGAGAGGTGATTGAAGGTCTCGATATTATCGATAAGATTGCGGCAGAAGAAACGGATGATAATGATCGTCCACTTAAGGATATTAAGATGAAAATTACGATTATTCAATAA
- a CDS encoding RNA polymerase sigma factor, whose translation MDYTTEAILEGIGTSNNDVLNYIYRKFFPDTCRFVENNSGTSEDARDLFQEAIIVIYRKMKKSPIVLTCNFRTYIYSVCRLLWLKKLEKRNDNLDIIKSDVVLDQQVDDVSKSYEQTEKYRLYQKHFKQLPPDCQEIMKLYLEKVSAKEIAKRMGFAGEDYVKSRKYKCKQTLITNIKNDNQFTEV comes from the coding sequence ATGGATTACACAACAGAAGCAATTCTGGAAGGAATTGGAACAAGCAATAATGATGTACTAAATTACATCTATCGCAAGTTCTTTCCTGATACTTGCAGATTCGTTGAAAACAATAGTGGAACCAGTGAGGACGCACGCGATCTTTTTCAGGAGGCTATTATTGTAATCTATCGAAAAATGAAAAAGTCACCGATTGTGTTGACTTGTAATTTTCGAACGTATATCTACTCTGTATGCCGCCTATTGTGGCTAAAAAAACTTGAGAAAAGAAATGATAATCTTGACATTATCAAATCAGACGTTGTACTCGATCAACAGGTTGACGATGTAAGTAAGTCTTACGAACAAACTGAAAAGTACCGCCTGTATCAGAAGCATTTTAAACAATTACCTCCTGATTGTCAAGAGATCATGAAACTGTATCTTGAGAAAGTTTCTGCAAAAGAAATTGCAAAAAGAATGGGCTTTGCCGGAGAAGATTACGTAAAATCTAGGAAGTATAAGTGCAAGCAAACACTTATAACGAATATTAAAAACGATAATCAATTTACCGAAGTATGA
- a CDS encoding tetratricopeptide repeat protein, which yields MMNEKDFDRIENYLDGQLNENEILDFEKDLMDDLDLEMELNLHNEINEAIMEDDVMELRSKLEAIDIPATTEEKRKAKFHGKWRIAAASMILFIGMASVYYMLGNKTYSNEEIFMNYYKPYGIVINTRSGTDTNEADRILDQALKSYEAKNYRTALSLFQTILEKDSTNLTSNFYSGISNIQVQEYLKANKNFLRVLDHKNNLFIEQSEWYLGICYLMTNKREKAIETYRAIAEGNSFYRTKAKEILNKLE from the coding sequence ATGATGAACGAAAAAGATTTTGATCGTATAGAGAATTACCTAGACGGTCAGCTAAACGAAAACGAAATCTTAGATTTTGAAAAAGATCTAATGGATGATCTTGACCTGGAGATGGAACTAAATCTTCATAACGAGATAAACGAAGCTATAATGGAAGACGATGTCATGGAGTTGAGAAGTAAGCTCGAGGCCATCGATATTCCTGCAACTACTGAAGAAAAACGCAAGGCTAAATTCCATGGAAAATGGAGAATAGCAGCAGCCTCTATGATTCTTTTCATTGGAATGGCGAGTGTCTATTACATGTTGGGCAATAAAACCTACTCCAATGAGGAAATTTTCATGAATTACTACAAACCGTACGGTATTGTGATCAATACACGTTCCGGAACGGATACGAATGAAGCTGATCGAATACTGGATCAGGCTCTTAAATCGTACGAGGCCAAAAACTACCGTACAGCTTTATCTTTGTTTCAAACAATTCTGGAAAAAGACAGTACGAACTTAACCAGTAATTTCTATTCGGGTATTTCTAATATCCAAGTTCAAGAATACCTTAAGGCTAATAAGAATTTTCTGCGGGTGTTAGATCATAAAAACAACCTGTTTATAGAGCAGTCTGAGTGGTATTTAGGAATTTGCTACCTAATGACTAACAAAAGAGAAAAAGCTATTGAAACCTATCGAGCTATTGCCGAAGGAAATAGTTTCTATCGAACCAAGGCTAAAGAAATACTTAATAAACTAGAATAA